TTGAATAATCTAGTGACCTTAAGGCATGAATGGAGATTATAAGAAACATTGCTCACATATTCCATATTATTGTTATTCCAAGTCAAATTCTGCGAATAGCCACCTGGTTCGGGTTTGCTAATGGTGAGCCATTTCAGCGCCTGCGTGTAAAGGGTGCTTTTCAAGATCCAAATCCCCAGGATTTAgtataaatttgaactaaatgcTGATATTAAATTCCTAGGTGATCGCCCTCTTCCAAACAGGCCGCTGTTGTCGTAGCCACGGAAAAATATAGGTtgtggcattcttcatgtactgTTGATATAAGGTTTGAAATTTCTACAAGAGATAATTTCCTATTGTTTGTATTTCTCAAACTAATGGACTCGGAGATATGATTTGAAAACATCAAATGGTTGACTATTAGTGCCTCATGAATCATGCTTAACGATACCGGCCCCATAAAACCGTTGCTCCCAACTTCCGAATAAAACTTGTCTATGTATCTCATGCATGtttcataaaatatatattcGATTCTTAGGCCTGGAAAGATCAGAAATGTCGTGATTTTGCATTGACCAGTAATCATTTAGGTCTTGTGCAGAGTCAACTAGGAAATGATGACAAAGTTTTTTTTCTATGACATTTTATTTTCCCACCGAAGTCAATTAATGAATGCAATTTTCAAAACCAACCCAGTTGAAAATACTGTGCTCTCAACTATAAATATGTAGGAGTTCTTGACCTTTAACGCACACAAGGATGTCTCATGCAACTAGCAAACTCAAGCTCCGCCACCTCCATCCCAACCTTTTGTAACCACAACATGCTGCAAGCTCATTTAGCTACATTCCTCACCATCACCAGCTTCCTCTCCACCAATCATTTACAAATGGTAGCCGGCGGTGCCATCTCCGACGATGAACTATTTGCCCTAGACATTGTGTCAAAGATCCACACCAACCACGACTCAACAGCCAAGGCCTCGTCGGATTTCGGCCACATTGTGGAGGCCATTCCAAGTGGGGTTTTCCGCCCGACCTCACCCACCGATATCGCCGCCCTTATTCGTTTCTCTCTGTCCCAGCCGAAGCCGTTCACCGTGGCGCCCCGCGGGCAAGGGCACTCTGCTCGCGGGCAGGCCCTTGCTCCGGGTGGCGTCGTCGTTGACATGTGCTCGTTGGGGCACGGTGACCAGAGTCACCGCGTAACCGTGTTCGCTGAGAAGCTGTGGGTGGATGTCGGCGGTGAGCAGCTGTGGAGCAACGTCCTCCACGCCACGCTCAAGCATGACTTCACGCCGCGCGTGTGGACCGACTACCTCCGCATCACCGTCGGCGGCACGCTCTCCAACGCTGGCATTGGTGGGCAGGCGTTCCGGCATGGGCCGCAGATCTCCAATGTACACGAGCTTGACGTGGTCACAGGTGCAAGTCTTGCTGGTCATATGTATACAAATAAGAAAGCTGACAAGTGTCCAAGTAGTTTACTCCATTTATTTATTAGTATCTCAAACCACAGTCAACTAATGATCAAGCCATGTCTGTTGCAGGGATGGGCAAAATGATCACCTGCTCGCCCGACAAGAACCCGGACCTGTTCTTCGCGGCATTGGGCGGATTGGGTCAGTTTGGGATCATAACTCGAGCTCGGATTGGACTCGAACCCGCTCCTAAACGGGTTCTTTGGGTCCGACTAGCTTACTCAGATGTGCACTCATTCACTAGTGACCAGGAGCTGCTCATATCGAAACGGGCTAGCGGATCTGGGTTCGACTACGTGGAGGGTCAGGTCCAATTGAACCGGACCCTCACCGAGGGCCGAAGGtcgtcttccttcttcttggctTCAGAACTTGATCGGCTTGCAAGGCTCGTCCTCGAGACCCGGTCCGAAGCAATCTACTACATTGAAGGTGCAATGTACTACGACCATGACACCGCCAACTCCGTGGATCAGGTAGAGATTTTCTAGTGTGCCATACAGACATTTCTAGCGTGCTGACGTTTAGAACATGGTCTGGTGCAGAAACTTGACAAGCTGTTGGGAGAGCTAAGCTTTGTTCCGGGGCTCGCATTTGTCAGGGATGTGCCATATGTGCAGTTCCTCGACCGGGTGGGCCTCGAGGAGGAGAATCTGCGGTCGGCCGGCATCTGGGACGTGCCACACCCGTGGCTCAATCTCTTCGTCCCCAGATCTCGCATCCTCGACTTCGATGCCGGCGTATTCAAGGGCATCCTCAAGGACGCCAAGCCTGTCGGCCTCATCCTCATGTACCCCATCAACAAAGACAGGTCCCTACGTTACTTTCTCAGCACCTGGCTGGAACTACAGACATCTGGCTTTGGAGTGAAGTCACGAACTACCACTGCTtatgtatatgatgatcaatgcAGGTGGGATGATAGGATGACGACGGTTACACCAGATGACGATGTGTTTTATGCCGTCGGGCTGCTCCAGTCGGCGGTGGCCGCTGGCGACCTGGAGCGGCTGGAGAGCGAGAACGAGGCGGTGCTCGAGTTCTGCGACCGCGCGGGTATCGGGTGCAAGCAGTATCTGCCGCACCATGCGTCACAGAACGGCTGGAGGCGGCATTTTGGGGAGAGATGGGCTAGGATCGCCGAGCTGAAGCGCAAGTATGACCCGCAGGCGATTCTGTCACCGGGGCAGGGGATCTTCCCGGCTGCCGTGGCCGGCGAAGCCACCTCTGATTCTCTGTAGAAGCGGAAGGTTTCTCGTCGCCTCGCTGCAATCTGCATGCGCGCATGATGGGTGAAGCAGGAAATGGAAATGCTTGCACGTAGAGGATTCTCGTGGCGGCTGGTCGATTTGATTTATTATTTTGTTTGATTTCCTTCGGTTAATTTTAGGGGCCATAGGGAATTTGTGATGATGCTGATCCTGGGAAGCATCCATCCTAGTTGATATGTAATggcttgtttgttttttttatttgttttcgtTTTCATTTCGGGTGGATTTATATACATGCATCTCCATATATCATGTAAGCAACGAAGTTGCGCAAAGTCAAATATTGTGCTTCAAGGAAGGAAGCACTTCAGTTTCGTTGACTCTGTGCTCGTTTACATTTCAGCATTCAAGTACGCACCTATTGAGATTTATACGGAAGAAACTGTTGTTTTTTCTTGTGGAATTTCGGCAGAAATTGTTGCGTTCAATTGTAGTAGTCACGTTTACAACAATTACCTTCGAAGAACAGGGCCGGCCCTGGGCAAGGGGACCAGGGATTGACAGCCTAGGGTCTCTGAAAGTTAGGGGTCCTAACTCAGTTATGTATATAGTACATAGTCATATACATGTATAGGTCTAAAAGTATCTACGCAAAGAGAGATTATGGTTCAACTTAAGCTCCCAGCAGAAACTTTTTCTTATGATGGTTCATCTTATATTGAGttaaatgatatttttttctgaactaagAGATTTTCAAATGACTTTGCCAGATCAACTAATGTCTGCTATAGAGATATTTGAGTTTGTTAGAGAATTAGATTGTTATCATAATGTTTCTATTGACTATTGAATCCTATTTATTGTGTCTTTGACTATAGCATCAGCTAAAAGAAGCTTTTTTAAATCTCAAATTATTCATACATTATTTAAGATCAGCAATGTCACAAGAAAGGTTAAACGATTTGACTACATTATGCATTAAGAAGAATTTATTGGACAAGATTGATGTTGATATCATCATTAATTACTTTGCATCTCAAAATGCTAAAAGCAattacttttttcttttttaaagcAGTATAGCAGGTGCTCTGCCTTTTCATTTCAGTTAGGAAACGTGAACAGAAAACAAGGTCATGTTGGCAGCTCGAAGCTGCCACCAAAACAAAGCTTACAAGAAAATACTAAAAGGACATGACCGACAGCATGAAGTTGTTTGAGACCTTAACATCTAGTTGTCATGTGATTTGCCCATCAGAGCCATGCGCCAATTGTTAATATCCTCCTTAGCTCTAAAGGCCACCTTTGTGTATTCCTCTTTGCGGCCTTCGAACACACGTCCACCAAGCATATAGGATTGCCCCAATCTTCACTTTCCGCTCCGGCCTTGGTCCTAGTGCCGCAACCTTGTGCAACCACCCCATGAGAGTGTCCTCCAACTCAGCATCCTCCAGAGTTCCTGCAAGTCCGCACCAAAACCATACCAGGGAGGAAACCTGCCTGGCGAAGGAGCACTGAAGGAGAAGATGAGAAACCATTTCCAACTGCTAGAGGCACATGGCGCAAACAACCCCATTGTCCATGCCTCTTAACTCCAAGATGTCAGCCGTAAGCAATTTGTTGTACATTGCCGTCCACACGAAAAAGCTCACTTTTGGTTCTGTGTATGCCTTCCAGAATAGCATGTCCCGGAAGGGAAGTCTTGCGCCACTGAACTGAATCTCATACGTGGACTTAGCCGTGTATGTTCTGGTGGATGAACATCTCTAGGTGATTGTGTCCTGTTGTCCTGGCTACAATACTACCTCTTGTAGCATCATCCATACTTCAATGAACTCCTGCATCTGCTGCACGGAGTGAAGAGGTTTTAAATTAGAGATCCACCTGGAGTTGCTAAGCTCCTGCAGCATAGATCGGTTTTTGTAAAAGGTGATGGTGTAGATGTGGCGCAAGGCTAGCTAAGGGACAATGGCATAGCCAGTTATCCATCGAGAACCTTGCATTGATCCCATCTCCAATTAGAATATTTGTTGATGCTACAAAGAACTTATGTTCGGTATCATCCAGTTGCATCGGAAAGGATATTCATGGCCTGTCCATATCAGTCCAAGAGATCCAAGGCCACCGCATTTGAAGATCTTGGTAGAAAGGTTCAAGATCCAGAATTCCTGCCCCGCCCAATCTTTTTGATCTGCACATTACCTTCCAGTTGACCAGATTGCACCTTCTTCCTTCACTGACTTGTGTCCCGACCAAATGAAACACTTTCGTATCTGGTCGATGGTTTTTATGAGCCATTTCAAAAGCCTAAATGCAGTGGCGTGATAAATCAATGTGGATGTTAGCACCGTATTTATGAGCTCAATTTTCCCCGACTTTGTTAGGTGTTTGCCTTGCCAACCCATTAATCTTCCTGATAGCTTGTCCACCAGCCGTTGGAAATCAACCTTGCGAAGCTTATGCAGGTGCATCGGCAGGCCCAGATACTTGCAGGGGAAATGCTTAACATTCACTGGAAATATAATTCCTGCAGTAAATCTTCAAGATTTAACCCATAACATCTGATTGGGTATAGTTCTGTCTTGCACATGTTTGTGTGGTGGCCCATCGTGAcaccaaacaacaacaacagctcTTTTATATCCCTCAGTTCCTATTTCTTTGGATTAATCACAACAACTGCATCATCAGCATAGAAAGCTGATTCAAAGGACGTGGATTTGGGATGTACCGAAGAGAAAATGTTCCAATCTGTTGCTAACTTCAAGATTTTGTGTAGGGGTTCCATAGCTATAGCAAAGAGCATAGGTGAGAGCGGGTCACCTTGACGAAGACCTCTTATGTGTTGGATTGGCTTCCCCGGGACACCGTTAAGAAGAATCCTTTACGAGCTAGAACCTAAGGCAAGGCAGATCCACTCCCTCCACCTTGGTCCAAAACCAATGTGATGCATGATCTCTATCAGGTAAGACCAAAGCACCGAGTTGAAAGCCTTAATTATGTCTATCTTGAAGAAAATAAATAGCTTCCGTTTCAAGTGTAGGTCTTTTATTAGGCACTGCATATGAAGGAAGCTGTCGTGAATACTCCTTCCTCGGATAAAAGTGCTTTGGCAGCTAGGGACAATTTTATGCAAGTGTGGCCCAAGGCGATTGGATAagatcttggagaacaccttCGCGAAGCTGTGAATTCAACTAATCAGTCTGAAGTCAGTGACCAATTCAGACAGATCCTTTTTCGGCAATAAGATTATGTTGGCAGTGTTTAGCAGATTTAGGTGGTTTCCTTTGAGGTTTTCTAGCTGCATCATTGCCTTTACAAGGTCGGATGCATAGAAGGACCCCATGAAACCGTCCGGATCTAGCGCCTTCTCCTTCAGTAAGCCCATAATAGCTTACTTGATCTCATCGTCGGTAATGTCTGCATCTAAACCAGATAATTCCAGGCCCTATAGATCTAGCGGACTCCAATCGATGGTATGGTCATGCCAGAAAGAAGAACCAAGGACCTCATAGAATTGTTTATAGATCTCAGCCTCATTTTCCTCATGTGTGACAACGACCCCATCGGTAGTTCTCAGTAGATGTATgtggtttttcctttttcttccatTTGCATACAGGTGAAACAATTTGGTGTTAGCATTAGATGTTCTAATACAGGTCATCCttccatgttgccttgctttGATCTTCTGAATTGCCACAAGCCCCAATAACTTACTTTTGATTGTCTCTGAAACCTAGCTCCAAACTTGTGAGGTTTCTTGATTCCTAAGCGACATCAAGCAGACTTAGTACCCACTTAGCCACTTCCGTGTGCAACTTGATGTTTCCAATGTTGGACCTGTCCCAATTTTGTAGAGCCTTTGCCATGCACAAAAGCTTGATGTTGAAGGACATCATGGTGTCTGCAAACCTGACTGGTTTGTTCCAGGCTTCCCATACTACTCCTTGAAAACTAGGCATGGCAATCCACAAGGTCTCAAATCTGAACCCACTTGTGCTTTCTAAAGCCTGTGTTACCGTGCAACACCAGGGGGTAGTGGTCCAATAGAGTTGAAGCGGCAATGGTAAGGGTGACAGTGGGGAAGAGCAGATCTCACTCAGAAGAACAGAAAACTCTGTCAATGCGTGTCATGGTAGGATTGTCATGTCCGTTCGTCCAAGTGTATTTGCGGCCCTACAGGTTGATTTCTTTCTAGCATAACTCATCAATGGTGTCTCTAAACCTATTCAGCTGACCTCTTTAAGCCTCGAATTATTCTTGTTGGAGGCCCTATAAATTAAGTTGAGATCTCCCACAATAAGCCACCTTGACCCAGCTACGTTTTTAACTTTCATGAGCACATCCATGAATCTCACCTTATCAACTTCCCCTTGCAGACCATATATTGTCGTTAGGCTCCACTCCATTCCATCGTCCATGTGCCTAACAGTCACAATCAACATATTATCAGACTTTGTTGATGAGAGTAATTGAAATCGTGTCTCATCCACCACAATCAGCATCCCTCCCCTCGTCTTGTCTGCGGTTGCAAAATAGTAATTTGCATTGAACCTCCATCCCAAAGTTTGAGTTACCAAAACATCATCAATGTGGCCCATCTTAGTCTCCTGCAAGCATACAGCATTAGCCCGCACAGCACTGACCATTTCATGGACTGCATCTCGTCTTACAATCGCGTTCAGTTTATAGACATTCTAACACAGAAGCTTCATATCACTGAATGTCATGGGTAGAGATCAGCTTTAGCAGCGCAGACCATATCTCACTAGTCGTGGAGGTTAACGGCACATAGATAATAACCATACACAATAACCACATGAACAGACAATACAAGGAGGGTTGCATCCCTGGCGTGGCTGCAACCGGCGCACCCACAgccgcaaaccaaatggcaagAACCCCGTTGTCAGAATAAAGCTGCAAGAACCAGGCCATACGCAGCAGTAGTATCGATGCCTTCCTCGCCAAGAAAAATAGCAGAACCATGCATATGATAGCTAAACTTATTAACCTAATGACGAAGACCCCCCACAGACAAGCGCTAGACGTAATACTAGGCATAACGAGACTAAACATGACAAGCAGCATCCTCCGAACACACTTCTGGAGTGGATGACACAGAAGCATCACTCTGACATCCCGGCCTTCTTcttgtgccccccccccctgacaGTTTGGCCATGTCAATGTCCATTGCCTTGATCAGGCTCTCGATTGTGTCAAGTGCCGCTACCAAAAGGGGGCCCTCGAACATCATGATCACCTTCTCTTTGGTCTGGGCATTAATGTTTTCTGCCGACGACAGCGCACCCAGCTTCTTTGCAAGCACTTCCATGGCCATCTCCTCTGTAAATCTGACACATACGGTCCTCTTCTTGTCGGCGAGCCTACCACTACGGCGCACCATGTCTCCAATGGCCAGCAGCGTGCCTTGGTTCTTGATCTTATCAGGTGTGGAGAGGAGGCCCCCGGCTATTTTCTTAGCCATGTCTAAGATGAATCTTTCAATTTCGACATGCTCCGAGTCGATTGTCATTTGCACAACCTCCCTAGCCAGGGCATCAGTCAGATTATGAGCATTGGTCATCTTGGCACTGCACACAATGGCAACTTCAACTGACATCATGTCAATCTCCAGTAGCCCCCCTTGCGACTGAGGCAGATTAGCTGGCGCACCCAGCCGACCCTCCAGAACCACCGAGTCAGATTGTGGCAAGATGGGCAGGGACTGGGAACCGACTACGATCAAAGTACCAAACGGAGAGCGTGATGCCGGCCACCTTTCTTGCAGAGGGGAGCGGCATAGGGCAGGCCAATCCTAACTTTCATCAGCAATTGGGGAGCATAGGTGGCCCGAGAGCCATTGTGCCACCCATTCGATGTCCCTCCCATGGGCCCGCCGCATCCCCAAGTCTGTGGAAGGCTCGCAGAGACCATGTCCCCTGC
The sequence above is drawn from the Phragmites australis chromosome 10, lpPhrAust1.1, whole genome shotgun sequence genome and encodes:
- the LOC133883217 gene encoding cytokinin dehydrogenase 10-like, with product MQLANSSSATSIPTFCNHNMLQAHLATFLTITSFLSTNHLQMVAGGAISDDELFALDIVSKIHTNHDSTAKASSDFGHIVEAIPSGVFRPTSPTDIAALIRFSLSQPKPFTVAPRGQGHSARGQALAPGGVVVDMCSLGHGDQSHRVTVFAEKLWVDVGGEQLWSNVLHATLKHDFTPRVWTDYLRITVGGTLSNAGIGGQAFRHGPQISNVHELDVVTGMGKMITCSPDKNPDLFFAALGGLGQFGIITRARIGLEPAPKRVLWVRLAYSDVHSFTSDQELLISKRASGSGFDYVEGQVQLNRTLTEGRRSSSFFLASELDRLARLVLETRSEAIYYIEGAMYYDHDTANSVDQKLDKLLGELSFVPGLAFVRDVPYVQFLDRVGLEEENLRSAGIWDVPHPWLNLFVPRSRILDFDAGVFKGILKDAKPVGLILMYPINKDRWDDRMTTVTPDDDVFYAVGLLQSAVAAGDLERLESENEAVLEFCDRAGIGCKQYLPHHASQNGWRRHFGERWARIAELKRKYDPQAILSPGQGIFPAAVAGEATSDSL